AGACGGCTACGCGGCCCGCCTGGGCGGCGACGCCGCCCGCCTGCTCGCCGCCGAGGCTGCGTCGTCTGCCCGCTCCGCTCTCGCGGCGATCCCCGCCGACACCTCGGTCCTCGTCGCGGTCGTCGACGGCCTCGCCGTGCGGACGTCGTAGCGGGTGGACGGCGGCGGTCGGCCATGCCCGCGCCGGAGGCGAGATCCCGGTTAGCCTGCGGGCACGATGAAGAAGCGGCTCGACGTGCTGCTCGTGGAGCGCGGTCTGGCGCAGACGCGGAGCCAGGCACAGGCGCTCGTGCTCGCCGGGCTCGTGCGCGGGTACGACAAGGCGGGCGCGCAGGTGGACGAGGCCGTCGAGCTCGAGGTGCAGCGGCCGCCGCGGTTCGTCTCCCGTGGCGGCGAGAAGCTCGCCCGCGCGCTCGCGCTCCTCGGCGTCGATCCGGGAGGACGCGACTGCGCCGACGTGGGCGCCTCGACGGGCGGGTTCACGGACTGCCTGCTCCAGCACGGCGCGGCGCGGGTGGTCGCTCTCGACGTCGGCTACGGCCAGCTCCACCCGAGGCTGCGCGAGGATCCGCGGGTGACCGTCCTCGAGCGCACGAACGCGCGCGCGGTCGCGGAGCTGCCGTTTCCGCCGCAACTCGTCGTCTGCGACGTCTCGTTCATCTCCGTCCGCACGGCACTGCCGCCGATCCTGCGCCTGGCCGCGCCGGGCTGGCAGGCGCTCGTGCTCGTCAAGCCGCAGTTCGAGGCCGGTCGCGCGGACGTCCCGAAGGGGGTCGTGCGCGACCCGGAGGTGCGCCGCCGCGTGCTCGCCGAGGTCTGCGCGCAGGCGGGCGCATGGGGTGCGCGGGTCGCGGGCGTCGTAGACTCCGGTCTCCCGGGGCCGAAGGGCAACCGGGAGTTCATCGTCCACCTCGTCGCAGACCCGGAGCCGACCCTCCCCGATGACCTCGACCGCTGGATCGACGATGCCGTCGGCTAGGGCCGTCGCCCGGGCCGCCGTCGTGCTGCACGGGCGCCCCGAGCAGATCGGCGCGGGCCTGGCGCGCCTGGAGTCGGCGGCACGGGACGCCTCGGTCGAGCTGGTCGTGCTCTCGGCCGACGATCCGGCGCCTGGCGTGGACGTGGCGATCGTGCTCGGCGGCGACGGCACGATGCTGCGGGCGCTGCAGAAGTTCCTCGGCACGGGCGTGCCGGTGATCGGTGTCAACTTCGGGCGCGTCGGCTTCCTCAGCTCGATCCCGAGTGAGGAGCTCGAGGCGGGCGTGGCGCGCGTGTTCGCCGGGGCGACGGAGGTCGTAGAGCTCGCGACGCTCGACGTCGAGATCGGGGGCCGGCGTTTCACCGCCGTCAACGACGCCGTCATCACGAGCGCGGAGCTCGGGCGCATGGTGGAGATCGAATGGGCGATCGGCGGGGAGGATCTCGGGCGCGTCCCGTGCGACGGGCTCATCTGCACGACGCCGTCGGGCTCGACCGCCTACAACCTCTCGAACGGCGGTCCCGTGCTGATGTGGGGCCTGGACGCGATGGCGGTCACGTTCGTGGCGCCGCACAACCTGCACGCGCGCCCGCTCGTGATCCCGCGTGGTCGTGACGTGCTCGCGTGGAACCGGACGGCCGACGTCTCCTGCGCCGTCCTCGTCGACGGCCATCGCGTCGCCGACGCGGCACCGGGCGACGGCGTGGCTGTCCGGCTCGGCGAGCAGCGCTCGCTGTTCGGCACGCTGCCGGAGGCGACCTTCGTCTCGCGCTACCGGCACAGCTTCGCCCACTGAGCTGCAAGGCACCCGTCTCTCCGGGACAGTCGTCATACCGGCGTCGCCCGTCTACGATCTCTCTCGTGCTGCGACGGCTCAGGATCGAGAACCTCGTCCTCATCCGTGAGGCCGACCTCGAGCTCGCTGCGGGGCTGAACGTGCTCACGGGCGAGACGGGCGCGGGCAAGACGATCTTCGCGCAGGCGATCGGCCTGCTGCTCGGCACCCGCGGCGACACGTCGGCCGTGGGTCCTCACGGCACGGAGGCCTACGTGGAGGCGGAGCTCGACGTTCCGGATGGGTTCTTCGACGACGACGACATCTCGGTCATCGCCGAGCTTCGCCCGGAAGACGAGCGGGGCCTGGTGCTCGCGCGGCGGGTGTTCGCCGACGGGCGCACGCGCGCCTACGCGTGGGGACGGGCGCTGGGCCGCGAGGAGCTGGCGCGGGCGGCGGAGCGGCTGATCGCGATGTCGGGCCAGTTCGAGCAGCGCCGGCTCGCCCGGCCCGCCTTCCAGCTGGACGCGCTCGACGCGTTCTGCGGCCCGGGGCAACTGGAGCGGCGCCGCGCGCTGCGGGCCGCCTGGCGGTCGCTCGCGGCGGCACGCCGGGCGCACGAGGCGCTGGCGCTCGACGCCGGCGCTGCGCAGACGCGGCTCGCGGAGCTGCGGGCGCTCGTGGCGGCGACCGAGAGCTTCCAACCGGGCGAGGAGGAGTCGCTGCGGGCCGAGCGCGAGCGCATGCGGCATCTGGCGGAGATCGCGGAGGGCGCTGCCGCGGCCGTGCAGGCGATCGCCCCCGACGAGGGGGAGGGCGCGTCGGCGCTCACGGCGGCGGCCGAGCGCGCGCTCGCGCCGCTCGAGCGGCTCGCACCCGAGCTCGGCGCGGCGGCCGAGGAGCTGCGCGACCTCGCACTGCGGCTGCGCGAGGTCGGGAGCGACCTCCACCGCTACCTCGCTTCGCTCGAGGCCGACCCCGCACGCGTGGAGGCGGTCGAGGAGCGGCTCGACCTCATCGCGGAGGCGCGCCGGCGCTTCGGGGCGCACACGTTCGACGACCTGCTGGCGCAGCGGGACGGGGCGCGCGACGAGCTCGAGGACGTGTCCGCCGCAGGCGATCCGCTCGCTGCCGCCGCCGCCGAGGTCGAGTCCGTCCGGGCGGTCGTGGACGACCTCGTCCGCGACCTGCGGGAAGCGCGGCGGGACCGTGCGGCGGCGTTCGCCGAGCGGGTGGCCGCGGAGCTGCGGGGCGTCGGCATGGGCGACGGCGAGTTCCGTGTCGAGCTGCGCGAGCGCGAGCCCGGGCCGACGGGAGCCGACGAGGCGGTGTTCCTGATCCGCCCGAATCCGGGCCTGCCGTTCGGCCCGGTCGCCGAGACGGCGTCGGGAGGGGAGCTGTCCCGCGTCGCCCTCGCCCTCGCCGCCGTCGCGGGAGGCGAGACGCTCGTGTTCGACGAGATCGACGCGGGCATCGGCGGCGTCAGCGCGCACAGGGTCGCCGAGACGCTGGCCCGTCTGGCCGGCCGCGCACAGGTGATCACGATCACGCACCTCCCCCAGATCGCGCAGGTCGCCGAGCGGCACTTCGTCGTCGAGAAGGTGCCCGGTGAGCCGACGCTCACGCGCATCGAGCGGCTCGCCGACGACGAGCGGCGCGCCGAGCTCGAGCGCATGCTCGGCGGGGAGGCGTTCCTCGCCGCCGTCGCGGGCGACGCGCAGGCGTGAGCGCCGCCTCCGTCGCGGCCTCGCGAGCCCTCGCGTCCTCCCGGGCCGGCGCGTCCGCACAGACCTGCGCGTCCTCGCAAACCGCCCGTCCTCGCAAACCCCCGAAAGGGGGCGCCGGCCCCCCTACCAACACGGTACGCGCAGACCCGTGCCGTGTCCGTGCCGAGATCGTGCCGGCTTCGTGCCGCTGGCCGGCGCGGGCTGCCTTCCACGTGACTGATGGCCGCTGAGCTCGCAGGCACGGCCCGGCTCGGCCGGCGCACGAAGGATCTCGTCAAGCGGCTGCGTCCCGGCGACGTCGCGATCGTCGACCATGCCGACCTCGACAGGGTCTCGGTGGAGGAGCTCGTCGAGTCCGGGGTGCTCGCCGTCGTGAACGTTGCGCCGTCGATGTCGGGCCGCTTCCCCAACCCGGGTCCGCTCGCGCTCGTGCGCGCGGGCGTCGTGCTGATCGACGTGCCGGGCGCACCGCTGTTCGAGGAGGTGAGGGAAGGAGATGCGCTCGCCCTGCGCGGCGGCGCCGTCTGGTGTCGTGGCAGGTGCGTCGCCGAGGGCACGCGCCTCGACGAGATCAGGCTGTCGGCGGAGCTCGCCGCGCAGCAGAGCAGGGTCACCGAGGCGCTCGAGGCGTTCGCCGACAACACGCTGCGCCACCTTCGCGACGAGGGACGGCAGCTTGCCCAGAGCATCGACTTTCCGCCGCTGGAGACACGCTTCCGCGATCGCCATGCCGTGGTCGTCGCCCGCGGCCCTGGCTACAAGCGCGACCTTCGCATCGTGCGCCCGTACATCAGGGACTTCAAGCCGGTGCTCGTCGCGGTCGACGGCGGAGCCGACGCGCTGCTCGAGATCGGGCTCGCGCCCCACGTCATCGTCGGCGACTTCGATTCCGTCTCGGACGGGGCGCTGC
This portion of the Gaiella occulta genome encodes:
- the steA gene encoding putative cytokinetic ring protein SteA; translation: MAAELAGTARLGRRTKDLVKRLRPGDVAIVDHADLDRVSVEELVESGVLAVVNVAPSMSGRFPNPGPLALVRAGVVLIDVPGAPLFEEVREGDALALRGGAVWCRGRCVAEGTRLDEIRLSAELAAQQSRVTEALEAFADNTLRHLRDEGRQLAQSIDFPPLETRFRDRHAVVVARGPGYKRDLRIVRPYIRDFKPVLVAVDGGADALLEIGLAPHVIVGDFDSVSDGALRCGAELLVHAYADGRAPGAERLARMALRYATVSAPGISEDIALQLAHDRGAELIVAVGTHFNLVEFMERNRAGMASTFVTRLKVGEVLVDAKGVSRLVSRRVGVWPLAAFAAAGVTAIVVAVLVSPALRNVIELLTRSLADALGL
- a CDS encoding DNA repair protein RecN, with amino-acid sequence MLRRLRIENLVLIREADLELAAGLNVLTGETGAGKTIFAQAIGLLLGTRGDTSAVGPHGTEAYVEAELDVPDGFFDDDDISVIAELRPEDERGLVLARRVFADGRTRAYAWGRALGREELARAAERLIAMSGQFEQRRLARPAFQLDALDAFCGPGQLERRRALRAAWRSLAAARRAHEALALDAGAAQTRLAELRALVAATESFQPGEEESLRAERERMRHLAEIAEGAAAAVQAIAPDEGEGASALTAAAERALAPLERLAPELGAAAEELRDLALRLREVGSDLHRYLASLEADPARVEAVEERLDLIAEARRRFGAHTFDDLLAQRDGARDELEDVSAAGDPLAAAAAEVESVRAVVDDLVRDLREARRDRAAAFAERVAAELRGVGMGDGEFRVELREREPGPTGADEAVFLIRPNPGLPFGPVAETASGGELSRVALALAAVAGGETLVFDEIDAGIGGVSAHRVAETLARLAGRAQVITITHLPQIAQVAERHFVVEKVPGEPTLTRIERLADDERRAELERMLGGEAFLAAVAGDAQA
- a CDS encoding TlyA family RNA methyltransferase encodes the protein MKKRLDVLLVERGLAQTRSQAQALVLAGLVRGYDKAGAQVDEAVELEVQRPPRFVSRGGEKLARALALLGVDPGGRDCADVGASTGGFTDCLLQHGAARVVALDVGYGQLHPRLREDPRVTVLERTNARAVAELPFPPQLVVCDVSFISVRTALPPILRLAAPGWQALVLVKPQFEAGRADVPKGVVRDPEVRRRVLAEVCAQAGAWGARVAGVVDSGLPGPKGNREFIVHLVADPEPTLPDDLDRWIDDAVG
- a CDS encoding NAD(+)/NADH kinase, whose amino-acid sequence is MPSARAVARAAVVLHGRPEQIGAGLARLESAARDASVELVVLSADDPAPGVDVAIVLGGDGTMLRALQKFLGTGVPVIGVNFGRVGFLSSIPSEELEAGVARVFAGATEVVELATLDVEIGGRRFTAVNDAVITSAELGRMVEIEWAIGGEDLGRVPCDGLICTTPSGSTAYNLSNGGPVLMWGLDAMAVTFVAPHNLHARPLVIPRGRDVLAWNRTADVSCAVLVDGHRVADAAPGDGVAVRLGEQRSLFGTLPEATFVSRYRHSFAH